A stretch of the Streptomyces sp. NBC_01428 genome encodes the following:
- a CDS encoding ABC transporter permease has translation MIDYLRLEVRRTLRDTGFVIGGVGMPVMMYLLFTNLGGGDDGAWKTASMVGMAAYGAVGSALNTGGGVAEDKVTGWLRQLRVTPMTSRQVVLGRALTGSVTVLPAIVAVLAAGGLVNGVRLAAWQWAATAVLLWIGSVPFTLLGLGNGYRLTAQTTGVANMVCNLGLSVVGGLWFPLALFPGWLRSVAAYTPTNRFAQLGVAVTEGRAPSLAAAAVLTGWLMAFGSYAVVSYRRSARTV, from the coding sequence ATGATCGACTATCTGCGGCTCGAAGTGCGCCGGACGCTGCGCGACACCGGCTTCGTGATCGGCGGCGTGGGGATGCCGGTGATGATGTATCTGCTGTTCACCAACCTGGGCGGTGGGGACGACGGCGCCTGGAAGACGGCGTCCATGGTGGGGATGGCCGCGTACGGCGCGGTGGGTTCGGCGCTCAACACCGGGGGAGGCGTCGCCGAGGACAAGGTGACCGGCTGGCTGCGGCAGCTGCGGGTCACGCCGATGACGTCGCGCCAGGTGGTGCTCGGGCGGGCGCTGACCGGCTCGGTGACGGTGCTCCCGGCGATCGTGGCGGTGCTGGCGGCGGGCGGTCTGGTCAACGGCGTACGGCTGGCGGCCTGGCAGTGGGCGGCGACCGCCGTGCTGCTGTGGATCGGCTCGGTCCCGTTCACCCTGCTGGGCCTCGGGAACGGCTACCGTCTGACCGCGCAGACCACGGGCGTCGCGAACATGGTGTGCAACCTGGGGCTGTCGGTGGTCGGCGGGCTGTGGTTCCCGCTCGCGCTCTTCCCCGGCTGGCTGCGTTCGGTCGCGGCCTACACGCCCACGAACCGGTTCGCGCAGCTCGGTGTGGCGGTCACGGAGGGCCGTGCGCCGTCGCTCGCGGCGGCCGCGGTGCTGACGGGCTGGCTGATGGCCTTCGGTTCGTACGCGGTCGTCTCGTACCGTCGATCCGCACGAACCGTCTGA
- a CDS encoding ABC transporter ATP-binding protein, translated as MTQTTGTPPAVSFTGAVKTFGAVRAVAGIDLDVACGETVALLGRNGAGKSTAISLLLGLNEPDGGSVALFGGRPQEAVRAGRVGAMLQDTRPVSRVTVQELVSFVAGRYPAPLPVAETLRLAGVEELAGRRADRLSGGQAQRVRFALALAGDPALIVLDEPTAALDVEARHAFWASMRAYALRGHTVLFSTHYLEEADAHADRIVVLDRGRLVADGTGEELRRSAGGGLVAFDLAGRGTEGLALLPGVVAVEVRGDRARLRTDDPDATVIALAELGAIRGLEVAPASLDDAFLALTSHVLETV; from the coding sequence ATGACACAGACGACGGGGACACCACCGGCCGTGTCCTTCACGGGGGCGGTCAAGACGTTCGGCGCGGTGCGCGCGGTGGCCGGCATCGACCTGGACGTGGCGTGCGGCGAGACGGTGGCGCTGCTGGGACGCAACGGCGCGGGCAAGTCGACGGCGATCTCGCTGCTGCTCGGCCTGAACGAACCGGACGGGGGCTCGGTCGCGCTGTTCGGCGGCCGCCCGCAGGAGGCGGTGCGGGCCGGCCGGGTCGGGGCGATGCTGCAGGACACCCGGCCCGTGTCGCGCGTCACCGTCCAGGAGCTCGTCTCCTTCGTGGCGGGCCGCTATCCGGCACCGCTCCCGGTCGCCGAGACCCTGCGGCTCGCGGGCGTCGAGGAGCTGGCGGGGCGGCGCGCGGACCGGCTGTCCGGCGGTCAGGCACAGCGGGTCCGGTTCGCTCTGGCGCTCGCCGGGGACCCCGCGCTGATCGTCCTCGACGAGCCGACGGCGGCGCTCGACGTGGAGGCGCGGCACGCGTTCTGGGCGTCGATGCGGGCCTACGCGCTGCGCGGCCACACCGTCCTCTTCTCCACGCACTATCTGGAGGAGGCCGACGCGCACGCGGACCGGATCGTCGTCCTCGACCGGGGGCGGCTCGTCGCGGACGGGACCGGGGAGGAGCTGAGGCGGTCGGCGGGCGGCGGGCTGGTCGCGTTCGACCTGGCGGGGCGGGGCACCGAGGGTCTGGCGCTGCTGCCGGGCGTGGTGGCCGTCGAGGTGCGCGGGGACCGGGCCCGGCTGCGCACGGACGATCCGGACGCGACCGTGATCGCACTGGCGGAGCTGGGGGCGATACGCGGCCTCGAAGTCGCCCCCGCCTCCCTGGACGACGCCTTCCTGGCCCTCACCTCGCACGTTCTGGAGACGGTGTGA
- the eda gene encoding bifunctional 4-hydroxy-2-oxoglutarate aldolase/2-dehydro-3-deoxy-phosphogluconate aldolase — protein sequence MTSPLPPSPHASVLDLAPVVPVVVVADAADAVPLARALVAGGLPAIEVTLRTPAALDAIRAIAAEVPDAVVGAGTVLTPEHVAQSVAAGARFLVSPGWTDALLDAMKSSGVPFLPGVSTTSEVVALLERGVREMKFFPAQAAGGTPYLKSLAGPLPQARFCPTGGIGPDTAPDYLALPNVGCVGGSWMLPSDAVAARDWPLVEQLAREASALRR from the coding sequence ATGACTTCGCCGCTGCCCCCGTCTCCGCATGCCTCCGTCCTGGATCTGGCGCCCGTCGTGCCCGTCGTCGTGGTCGCGGACGCCGCCGACGCCGTTCCCCTGGCGCGGGCGCTGGTCGCCGGCGGGCTGCCCGCGATCGAGGTGACGCTGCGGACCCCGGCCGCGCTCGACGCGATCCGGGCCATCGCGGCGGAGGTGCCGGACGCGGTGGTCGGCGCGGGCACCGTGCTCACACCGGAGCACGTGGCCCAGTCGGTCGCGGCGGGCGCCCGCTTCCTGGTCAGCCCGGGCTGGACGGACGCGCTGCTCGACGCGATGAAGTCGTCCGGGGTGCCGTTCCTGCCGGGGGTGTCGACCACGTCGGAGGTGGTGGCGCTGCTGGAACGCGGGGTGCGCGAGATGAAGTTCTTCCCCGCGCAGGCCGCGGGCGGTACGCCGTACCTCAAGTCACTGGCGGGGCCGCTTCCGCAGGCCCGGTTCTGCCCGACCGGCGGCATCGGACCCGACACCGCGCCGGACTATCTCGCCCTCCCGAACGTGGGCTGTGTGGGCGGCAGTTGGATGCTCCCGTCGGACGCGGTCGCGGCACGCGACTGGCCGCTGGTGGAGCAGCTGGCCCGGGAGGCGTCGGCTCTGCGGCGCTAG
- a CDS encoding bifunctional RNase H/acid phosphatase: MREFIVEADGGSRGNPGPAGYGSVVIDAVTGETLVERAEYIGVATNNVAEYRGLIAGLRAARDLDPAARVRVRMDSKLVVEQMSGRWQIKHPDMRPLAAEAARVLPRSQVTYEWIPRAQNKHADRLANEAMDAGKRGEPWTPPTGEAAGPGAPVEGRGELRAQPQRPGTGTVQGRGELRDQPQPSGSRTATEAPTSPSGGEAASAGVPVEGRGELRDQPQPSGSRTTTETPTPPPGGEAASAGVPVEGRGELRDQPQPSGSRTTTETPTPPPGGEAASAGVPVEGRGELRDQPQPSGSRTTTEAPTPPPGGEAAKATDDRRAAHNVATTPTVGWGAPPDMGAPATFVLLRHGETPLTPQKRFSGSGGSDPSLSDVGRQQAERAATALAARGTIQAVVASPLARTRETAAVVAARLGLDVTVDDGLRETDFGAWEGLTFGEVRDRYPDDMNAWLGSPDVEPTGGGESFAATAHRMAETRDRLTAAYAGRTVLLVTHVTPIKTLVRLALGAPPESLFRMELSAASLSAVAYYADGNASVRLFNDTSHLR; the protein is encoded by the coding sequence GTGCGGGAGTTCATCGTCGAGGCCGACGGAGGTTCCCGGGGCAACCCGGGGCCCGCGGGCTACGGGTCCGTGGTGATCGACGCGGTCACGGGGGAGACGCTGGTGGAGCGCGCCGAGTACATCGGGGTCGCCACCAACAACGTCGCGGAGTACCGCGGCCTGATCGCCGGGCTGCGGGCGGCCCGCGACCTCGACCCGGCCGCGCGGGTCCGGGTCCGCATGGACTCCAAGCTGGTCGTCGAGCAGATGTCTGGCCGCTGGCAGATCAAGCACCCCGACATGAGGCCCCTGGCCGCGGAAGCGGCCCGGGTCCTTCCCCGCTCGCAGGTGACCTACGAGTGGATCCCCCGCGCCCAGAACAAGCACGCGGACCGCCTGGCCAACGAGGCGATGGACGCAGGCAAACGCGGCGAACCCTGGACCCCACCGACCGGCGAAGCCGCGGGTCCGGGGGCGCCGGTTGAGGGGCGCGGGGAACTGCGCGCCCAGCCACAGCGCCCCGGCACCGGGACTGTCCAGGGGCGCGGGGAACTGCGCGACCAGCCACAGCCGAGCGGCAGCCGGACGGCGACCGAGGCCCCCACCTCACCCTCCGGCGGCGAAGCCGCGAGTGCAGGGGTGCCGGTTGAGGGGCGCGGGGAACTGCGCGACCAGCCACAGCCGAGCGGCAGCCGGACGACGACCGAGACCCCCACCCCACCCCCCGGCGGCGAAGCCGCGAGTGCAGGGGTGCCGGTTGAGGGGCGCGGGGAACTGCGCGACCAGCCACAGCCGAGCGGCAGCCGGACGACGACCGAGACCCCCACCCCACCCCCCGGCGGCGAAGCCGCGAGTGCAGGGGTGCCGGTTGAGGGGCGCGGGGAACTGCGCGACCAGCCACAGCCGAGCGGCAGCCGGACGACGACCGAGGCCCCCACCCCACCCCCCGGCGGCGAAGCCGCGAAGGCCACGGACGACAGACGCGCCGCGCACAACGTGGCGACCACCCCCACCGTCGGCTGGGGCGCACCCCCCGACATGGGCGCCCCCGCCACCTTCGTCCTCCTGCGCCACGGCGAGACCCCCCTGACCCCGCAGAAGCGCTTCTCGGGCAGCGGCGGCAGCGACCCGTCCCTCTCCGACGTGGGCCGGCAGCAGGCCGAGCGGGCCGCCACGGCACTGGCCGCCCGCGGCACGATCCAAGCCGTCGTGGCGTCCCCGCTGGCCCGCACCCGCGAGACCGCGGCGGTCGTCGCCGCCCGTCTCGGCCTCGACGTGACCGTCGACGACGGCCTGCGCGAGACGGACTTCGGCGCCTGGGAGGGACTGACCTTCGGCGAGGTCCGCGACCGGTACCCGGACGACATGAACGCCTGGCTCGGCTCCCCGGACGTCGAACCGACCGGCGGCGGCGAGAGCTTCGCCGCGACCGCCCACCGCATGGCGGAGACCCGCGACAGACTGACCGCCGCCTACGCGGGCCGCACCGTCCTGCTCGTCACGCACGTCACCCCGATCAAGACCCTGGTACGGCTGGCCCTGGGCGCCCCGCCGGAGTCCCTGTTCCGCATGGAGCTGTCGGCGGCGTCCCTCTCCGCGGTGGCCTACTACGCGGACGGCAACGCGAGCGTCCGCCTGTTCAACGACACCTCGCACCTGCGTTGA
- a CDS encoding zinc ribbon domain-containing protein — MNAEPADQIRLLDVQAFDARLQQLAHRRRSLPEHAEIESLNKDLTQLRDLLVAAQTEESDCAREQTKAEQDVDQVRQRAVRDQQRLDSGAVTSPKDLENLQREITSLAKRQGDLEDVVLEVMERRESAQERVAELTERDASVQSKIDDATGRRDAAFEQFDTEAATVTKERAVIAGSVPADLLKLYDKLREQQGGVGAARLYQRRCEGCRLELNITEVNEVKAASPSTVLRCENCRRILVRTSESGL, encoded by the coding sequence CTGAACGCCGAGCCCGCCGACCAGATCCGACTTCTCGACGTCCAGGCATTCGACGCCCGCCTGCAGCAGCTCGCGCACCGGCGGAGGTCGCTTCCCGAGCACGCCGAGATCGAGTCGCTGAACAAGGACCTCACCCAGCTGCGCGACCTGCTCGTCGCCGCGCAGACCGAGGAGAGCGACTGCGCCCGCGAGCAGACCAAGGCCGAGCAGGACGTGGACCAGGTGCGCCAGCGCGCCGTCCGTGACCAGCAGCGCCTCGACTCGGGTGCCGTCACCTCCCCCAAGGACCTGGAGAACCTCCAGCGCGAGATCACCTCGCTCGCCAAGCGCCAGGGCGACCTGGAGGACGTGGTGCTGGAGGTCATGGAGCGCCGTGAGTCGGCGCAGGAGCGGGTCGCCGAGCTGACCGAGCGCGACGCGTCCGTCCAGTCGAAGATCGACGACGCCACCGGGCGGCGCGACGCGGCGTTCGAGCAGTTCGACACCGAGGCCGCCACGGTGACCAAGGAGCGCGCGGTCATCGCCGGCAGCGTGCCCGCCGATCTCCTCAAGCTGTACGACAAGCTGCGCGAGCAGCAGGGTGGCGTCGGTGCCGCCCGGCTGTACCAGCGCCGCTGTGAGGGCTGCCGCCTGGAGCTCAACATCACCGAGGTCAACGAGGTGAAGGCCGCGTCCCCCAGCACCGTGCTGCGCTGCGAGAACTGCCGTCGCATCCTGGTGCGTACGTCCGAGTCCGGCCTGTAG
- a CDS encoding zinc-dependent alcohol dehydrogenase family protein, with translation MRAYHLETPGTVDGIVPREQARPEPGPRDILVRVRAASLNKRDLLILRETYPLKAAPDVIPVSDGAGEVVAVGAEVTRFAVGDRVAGTYFPNWLDGRITPDRFDQPGATLDGMLTEYARLDQEAAVRVPDHLTWEEAACLPCAGVTAWHSLTGGEALAPGHTVLTLGTGALSLFVVRFAKMLGAEVVATTSSPAKADRLRALGADHVVDYAAHPEWGLKVRELTGGRGADLVVETNGPETIEQSVRAAALYAQIVLLITGSPRRPGIEISNAAYAGSLATIRRVFVGSRAHFESMNRALRLHGVRPVVDRVFGFDEVREAYRYYESGAAFGKVVVRVG, from the coding sequence ATGCGCGCCTACCACCTCGAAACCCCCGGCACGGTCGACGGCATCGTCCCGCGCGAGCAGGCCCGGCCGGAACCGGGCCCCCGCGACATCCTCGTCCGGGTCCGCGCCGCCTCCCTCAACAAGCGCGACCTGCTGATCCTGCGGGAGACCTACCCCCTCAAGGCCGCACCGGACGTGATCCCGGTGAGCGACGGAGCGGGGGAGGTCGTCGCGGTGGGGGCGGAGGTGACCCGGTTCGCGGTGGGGGACCGGGTGGCGGGCACGTACTTCCCGAACTGGCTGGACGGCCGGATCACCCCGGACCGGTTCGACCAGCCGGGCGCCACCCTCGACGGCATGCTCACCGAGTACGCCCGTCTCGACCAGGAGGCCGCGGTGCGCGTCCCGGACCATCTGACCTGGGAGGAGGCGGCCTGCCTGCCGTGCGCCGGGGTGACCGCCTGGCACTCCCTGACGGGTGGCGAGGCGCTCGCTCCCGGCCACACCGTCCTCACCCTGGGCACCGGAGCGCTGTCCCTGTTCGTCGTGCGGTTCGCCAAGATGCTGGGAGCCGAGGTCGTCGCGACGACATCGAGCCCCGCGAAGGCCGACCGGCTCCGGGCCCTGGGCGCGGACCACGTCGTGGACTACGCCGCACATCCCGAATGGGGGCTCAAGGTCAGGGAGTTGACCGGCGGTCGCGGCGCCGACCTCGTCGTCGAGACCAACGGGCCCGAGACCATCGAGCAGTCGGTACGGGCCGCCGCCCTGTACGCACAGATCGTCCTCCTCATCACCGGCAGCCCACGCAGGCCGGGCATCGAGATCTCCAACGCCGCGTACGCGGGCAGCCTGGCCACGATCCGCCGCGTGTTCGTCGGCAGCCGCGCCCACTTCGAGTCCATGAACAGGGCGCTGCGACTGCACGGCGTGCGACCGGTCGTGGACCGCGTCTTCGGATTCGACGAAGTGCGGGAGGCGTACCGCTACTACGAGAGCGGCGCGGCCTTCGGCAAGGTGGTCGTCCGGGTGGGCTGA
- a CDS encoding 3-oxoacyl-ACP reductase produces MSLPLDGLTAIVTGAGRGLGRAEALELARLGAAVVVNDFGQPGRDGSGEASDAPAEQVAAEIRAAGGRALAHTGDVADHEQARELVESAVTAFGKLDVLVNNAGILRDRMVFSMTEDEWDSVIRVHLKGHFNTTHFASAHWRARSKATGAPVYGRIVNTSSEAFLAGSAGQPNYAAAKGGIVGLTTSTALALAKYGVTANVICPRARTRMTEDVFAGFGRPDEGLDPLAPEHVAPLVGYLASPAAADVNGQLLVVHGGMVAVVERPRVAAQFDSKQDTFSHDELDGLLTPYYADRPRGETFAAAEVLGLKRDRDGTAR; encoded by the coding sequence ATGTCACTGCCACTTGACGGGCTGACCGCGATCGTCACCGGTGCGGGCCGCGGCCTCGGCCGGGCCGAGGCACTGGAACTCGCACGGCTCGGCGCGGCCGTCGTCGTCAACGACTTCGGACAGCCCGGACGGGACGGTTCGGGCGAGGCCTCGGACGCCCCCGCGGAGCAGGTCGCCGCGGAGATCCGCGCCGCGGGCGGCCGGGCCCTCGCCCACACCGGGGACGTCGCCGACCACGAACAGGCCCGGGAACTGGTCGAGTCGGCCGTCACCGCGTTCGGGAAGCTGGACGTCCTGGTCAACAACGCGGGCATCCTGCGCGACCGCATGGTCTTCTCCATGACCGAGGACGAGTGGGACTCCGTCATCCGAGTCCACCTCAAAGGCCATTTCAACACCACCCACTTCGCGTCCGCGCACTGGCGGGCCCGCTCCAAGGCCACCGGCGCACCGGTGTACGGGCGGATCGTGAACACCTCCTCGGAGGCCTTCCTCGCCGGATCCGCCGGACAGCCCAACTACGCGGCGGCGAAGGGCGGGATCGTCGGACTGACGACCTCGACGGCCCTGGCGCTCGCCAAGTACGGCGTCACGGCCAACGTCATCTGCCCGCGCGCCCGCACCCGTATGACCGAGGACGTCTTCGCCGGATTCGGCAGGCCGGACGAGGGACTCGACCCGCTCGCCCCCGAGCATGTCGCCCCGCTCGTCGGCTATCTGGCCTCGCCCGCCGCCGCCGACGTCAACGGACAGCTCCTCGTGGTGCACGGAGGCATGGTCGCCGTCGTCGAACGACCCCGGGTGGCGGCCCAGTTCGACAGCAAGCAGGACACCTTCAGCCACGACGAACTCGACGGGCTGCTCACCCCGTACTACGCGGACCGGCCGCGCGGTGAGACGTTCGCGGCGGCCGAGGTGCTGGGCCTCAAGAGGGACCGGGACGGCACCGCCCGCTGA
- a CDS encoding helix-turn-helix domain-containing protein, translated as MTTGTSLSVEPPPLARELLRWRTARRMSQLELASRAGTTQRYVSFIERGRSVPGREVVIRLATSLDLTLRERNALLLAAGYAPAFAESPLDAEVLKPVREALDSILEGHLPYPAVVAGPLGELVAANAAFDVLTEGAAPDLLAPPVNVLRLALHPRGMASRVVNLDAWGQHIVENVRGRSLRSPDPRLDALAAELARYVPVGEPGGDHLGFAVPLRLRCEEGELRLLTTLTSFATAVDVTLAELHLEAFLPADRESAEILRSRAARRG; from the coding sequence ATGACGACCGGCACCTCTCTCTCCGTCGAACCGCCGCCCCTCGCGCGGGAGTTGCTGCGCTGGCGTACCGCTCGCCGGATGAGTCAGCTGGAGCTGGCCTCGCGGGCCGGGACGACACAGCGGTACGTCAGCTTCATCGAGCGGGGGCGGTCCGTGCCCGGCCGGGAGGTCGTGATCAGGCTCGCCACGTCACTGGACCTCACCCTGCGGGAGCGCAACGCGCTGCTGCTGGCGGCCGGTTACGCGCCGGCGTTCGCCGAGTCGCCGCTCGACGCGGAGGTACTGAAGCCCGTACGGGAGGCGTTGGACAGCATTCTCGAAGGGCATCTGCCGTATCCGGCGGTGGTGGCGGGGCCGCTGGGTGAACTGGTCGCGGCGAACGCGGCGTTCGACGTACTGACCGAGGGCGCGGCGCCCGATCTGCTGGCACCGCCGGTGAACGTGCTGCGGCTGGCCCTGCATCCCCGCGGGATGGCGTCCCGGGTGGTGAATCTGGACGCGTGGGGGCAGCACATCGTCGAGAACGTGCGGGGCCGGTCCCTGCGCAGCCCGGATCCCCGACTCGACGCGCTGGCAGCGGAGTTGGCGCGGTACGTGCCGGTCGGCGAGCCCGGCGGCGATCACCTCGGATTCGCGGTGCCCTTGCGACTGCGGTGCGAGGAGGGCGAGTTGAGGCTGCTCACCACGCTGACGTCGTTCGCGACGGCGGTGGACGTCACGCTCGCCGAACTCCACCTGGAGGCGTTCCTGCCCGCGGACCGGGAGAGCGCCGAGATCCTCCGGAGCCGGGCCGCCCGGCGGGGTTGA
- a CDS encoding Nif3-like dinuclear metal center hexameric protein — protein MPRLSEVISALESLWPPQQAESWDAVGTVCGAPDQDVTRVLFAVDPVQDIVDEAVKLGADLLVTHHPLYLRGTTTVAADTFKGRVVHTLIKNDIALHVAHTNADRADPGVSDALAGALDLRVVRPLVPDPTDPEGRRGLGRVCELDHPLTVRELAARAAERLPATAQGIRVAGDPEALVRTVAVSGGSGDSLFDDVRAAGVDAFLTADLRHHPASEARAHSPLALLDAAHWATEWPWCELAAAQLDEISDRKGWGLRVHVSRTVTDPWTAHAASHNDTSGAPN, from the coding sequence GTGCCCCGTCTGTCTGAAGTCATCTCCGCGCTCGAATCCCTCTGGCCTCCTCAGCAGGCCGAGAGCTGGGACGCGGTCGGCACCGTCTGCGGCGCCCCGGACCAGGACGTCACGCGCGTGCTGTTCGCCGTCGACCCGGTCCAGGACATCGTCGACGAGGCGGTGAAGCTGGGCGCCGACCTGCTGGTCACGCACCACCCGCTCTATCTGCGCGGGACGACGACCGTGGCGGCGGACACCTTCAAGGGCCGCGTCGTGCACACTCTGATCAAGAACGACATCGCGCTGCACGTCGCCCACACCAACGCCGACCGCGCCGATCCGGGCGTCAGCGACGCCCTCGCCGGAGCGCTGGACCTGCGGGTCGTACGGCCGCTCGTGCCCGACCCGACGGACCCCGAGGGCCGCCGGGGCCTCGGCCGCGTGTGTGAACTCGACCACCCGCTGACCGTGCGCGAACTGGCGGCGCGGGCTGCCGAGCGGCTGCCCGCCACCGCGCAGGGCATCCGCGTCGCGGGCGACCCCGAGGCGCTGGTGCGCACCGTCGCCGTCAGCGGCGGCTCGGGCGACAGCCTCTTCGACGACGTACGCGCCGCGGGCGTGGACGCCTTCCTCACCGCGGACCTGCGGCACCACCCCGCCTCCGAGGCGCGCGCCCACAGTCCTCTCGCGCTGCTCGACGCGGCGCACTGGGCCACCGAGTGGCCCTGGTGCGAGCTGGCCGCCGCCCAGCTCGACGAGATCTCCGACCGGAAGGGATGGGGACTGCGCGTCCACGTCTCCCGGACGGTCACCGACCCCTGGACCGCTCACGCGGCCTCTCACAACGACACATCAGGAGCCCCCAACTGA
- a CDS encoding MaoC/PaaZ C-terminal domain-containing protein translates to MPIDAAKAVAAEPRTGEIAWSHKDVQLYHLGLGAGVPATDPDELRYTLESRLHVLPSFATVAGAGSPGVISGLSMPGVDVDLARVLHGGQTVRLHRPIPAEGTATATGRIAAVYDKGKAAVLVMRTEVADAEGPLWTNDAQIFVRGEGGWGGDRGPSARLETPSGDPDRTVERPVREDQALLYRLSGDRNPLHADPEFAKLAGFDRPILHGLCTYGMTLKAVVDTLLGGDVTRVRSYTTRFAGVVFPGETLRIRMWRHDGAVRVTVSAAERDDAPVLADTTVDHT, encoded by the coding sequence ATGCCCATTGACGCCGCCAAGGCCGTCGCCGCCGAACCGCGGACCGGCGAGATCGCCTGGAGCCACAAGGACGTCCAGCTCTACCACCTCGGCCTCGGCGCGGGCGTGCCCGCGACCGACCCCGACGAGCTGCGCTACACCCTCGAATCCAGGCTGCACGTCCTGCCGAGCTTCGCCACCGTCGCGGGCGCCGGCTCACCGGGCGTGATCAGCGGTCTCTCCATGCCCGGCGTCGACGTCGACCTCGCCCGCGTGCTGCACGGCGGCCAGACCGTCCGGCTGCACCGCCCGATCCCCGCCGAGGGCACGGCGACCGCAACCGGCCGGATCGCCGCGGTCTACGACAAGGGCAAGGCGGCCGTCCTCGTCATGCGCACCGAAGTCGCCGACGCCGAGGGCCCCTTGTGGACGAACGACGCCCAGATCTTCGTACGCGGCGAGGGCGGCTGGGGCGGCGACCGGGGCCCCTCCGCCCGCCTCGAAACCCCGTCCGGCGATCCCGACCGGACCGTCGAACGCCCCGTCCGTGAGGACCAGGCGCTGCTCTACCGGCTCTCCGGCGACCGGAACCCGCTGCACGCCGACCCCGAGTTCGCCAAGCTCGCCGGGTTCGACCGGCCGATCCTGCACGGGCTGTGCACGTACGGCATGACGCTCAAGGCCGTCGTCGACACCCTCCTCGGCGGCGACGTGACCCGCGTCCGCTCGTACACCACCCGCTTCGCCGGCGTCGTCTTCCCCGGCGAGACCCTGCGCATCCGGATGTGGCGCCACGACGGCGCGGTCCGGGTGACGGTGAGCGCGGCCGAGCGGGACGACGCGCCGGTCCTCGCCGACACCACCGTCGATCACACCTGA
- a CDS encoding Zn-dependent alcohol dehydrogenase, with protein MRAAVLHEIGQDKLEVLDDVEAVGFGPGKVRIRVRATGLCHSDLSAMNGVLPQPAPFVPGHEGAGEIVEVGDGVGHLKAGDRVVVCWLPACGVCPACKRGQTELCLAGFMNAGTPNFRRPGGDVFGFAGTGTFTEEVVVDAGCAVPIPDDVPFDIAALIGCGVTTGLGAALNTADVEAGSSVAVIGCGGVGISAIQGARLKGAAEIVAVDPVASRREAALRFGATRAVSPEELGDAKQSVTAGEGFDYVFEVVGRSATARTAYDHTRRGGTLVVVGAGAMDDFLQLNMFELFFDEKRILPSMYGGGDVLRSYERTIALWRAGRIDLESLITHRVPLAGINEALDQMRSGTALRTCIEI; from the coding sequence ATGCGCGCAGCCGTACTGCACGAGATAGGCCAGGACAAGCTCGAAGTCCTCGACGACGTCGAGGCGGTGGGCTTCGGGCCCGGAAAGGTGCGCATCCGTGTCCGCGCCACCGGGCTGTGCCACTCGGACCTGTCGGCGATGAACGGCGTGCTGCCGCAGCCCGCGCCGTTCGTCCCCGGCCACGAGGGCGCCGGCGAGATCGTCGAGGTCGGTGACGGAGTGGGTCATCTGAAGGCGGGCGACCGGGTCGTCGTCTGCTGGCTGCCGGCCTGCGGCGTCTGTCCGGCCTGCAAGCGCGGCCAGACCGAGCTGTGCCTGGCCGGCTTCATGAACGCGGGCACCCCCAACTTCCGGCGGCCCGGCGGCGACGTCTTCGGGTTCGCCGGCACCGGCACCTTCACCGAGGAGGTCGTCGTCGACGCGGGCTGCGCCGTCCCCATCCCCGACGACGTGCCCTTCGACATCGCCGCCCTGATCGGCTGCGGCGTCACCACCGGACTCGGCGCCGCCCTCAACACCGCCGACGTGGAGGCGGGTTCGTCGGTCGCCGTCATCGGCTGCGGAGGCGTCGGCATCTCCGCGATCCAGGGCGCCCGCCTCAAGGGAGCCGCCGAGATCGTCGCTGTCGACCCGGTCGCCTCACGCCGCGAGGCGGCCCTCCGCTTCGGCGCGACCCGGGCCGTGTCGCCCGAGGAACTCGGCGACGCCAAGCAGTCGGTGACCGCGGGCGAGGGCTTCGACTACGTCTTCGAGGTCGTCGGCAGGTCCGCCACCGCCCGCACCGCCTACGACCACACCCGCCGCGGCGGCACGCTCGTCGTCGTCGGAGCCGGCGCCATGGACGACTTCCTCCAGCTCAACATGTTCGAGCTGTTCTTCGACGAGAAGCGCATCCTGCCCTCCATGTACGGCGGCGGCGACGTCCTGCGCTCCTACGAACGCACCATCGCCCTGTGGCGGGCCGGACGCATCGACCTGGAGAGCCTCATCACCCACCGGGTACCGCTCGCCGGGATCAACGAGGCCCTCGACCAGATGCGTTCGGGCACCGCCCTGCGGACGTGCATCGAGATCTGA